From the Cryptomeria japonica chromosome 2, Sugi_1.0, whole genome shotgun sequence genome, one window contains:
- the LOC131859756 gene encoding ankyrin repeat-containing protein ITN1-like codes for MKGRLSVVHEMLSFRPDSADVLSTAGETFLHSAVEANQIEVVKHVVDFLDTSKLIRTQDNEGNTVLHVATRKKLKLMVRWLVTCTTVNVNAVNKQGLTALDILEKEPAHSGAMIIGAALKEVDAKRAYELPLDRFKRDDLALKRSVSSINNHVRAQLFQTADTSDRVNGMAEELRQLHKEGIKNAGNTVTVVALLIATVAFAAMFTVPGGLKNGGEDEGTALMAHTVAFKVFVISDTVALFSSFAIALILVTVVPFHKKVLMKLLFFINKIMWVAVGYTASAFLSAGYVVVGPKSLWVAISMCVVGAGSMVFMFSSLASLVAAHQMKKARLRKSKKRRNGERVAIVTHVGEDEYEGNLGETSQRFPRRRNHSSSDSDFESSEQDGFHPIKATSKLSMALITSSQLSLLKSLYRLCLKTHGGGPYLLKGENEMTNILLYLYSTTILV; via the exons ATGAAAGGACGGCTCAGCGTTGTTCATGAAATGCTGTCCTTCAGGCCTGACTCTGCCGACGTGCTCTCCACGGCCGGTGAAACATTTTTACATTCTGCAGTGGAGGCGAACCAGATCGAAGTTGTCAAGCACGTGGTTGACTTTCTCGACACATCCAAGCTTATCAGGACACAAGACAACGAGGGTAATACAGTTTTACATGTTGCTACCAGGAAAAAACTCAAGCTG ATGGTCCGATGGCTGGTGACGTGTACGACTGTAAATGTAAACGCAGTGAACAAACAAGGGCTGACGGCACTGGATATCTTGGAGAAAGAACCGGCTCACTCGGGAGCCATGATAATCGGGGCGGCGCTCAAGGAAGTGGATGCGAAGCGCGCCTACGAGCTCCCCTTGGACCGCTTCAAGCGGGACGACCTCGCTCTTAAACGCAGCGTGAGCTCAATTAATAACCACGTTCGGGCTCAACTTTTCCAAACGGCTGACACGAGCGACCGAGTGAACGGCATGGCAGAAGAACTGCGGCAGCTGCacaaagaaggaattaaaaatgcAGGGAACACCGTGACTGTGGTGGCGTTGCTCATCGCTACCGTGGCCTTCGCCGCGATGTTCACCGTGCCCGGCGGCCTCAAAAATGGCGGCGAGGACGAAGGTACTGCTCTGATGGCGCACACCGTCGCCTTCAAAGTATTTGTAATTAGTGACACTGTGGCTTTATTCTCGTCGTTTGCTATAGCTCTGATTCTGGTGACTGTGGTGCCCTTTCATAAGAAAGTCTTAATGAAGCTTTTGTTCTTCATCAACAAGATTATGTGGGTGGCTGTTGGATACACTGCCTCAGCTTTTTTGTCTGCAGGTTATGTGGTGGTGGGGCCCAAGAGTCTGTGGGTTGCAATTAGCATGTGTGTTGTTGGGGCAGGAAGTATGGTGTTTATGTTCTCTTCTCTCGCCTCGCTCGTTGCCGCCCATCAGATGAAGAAAGCCCGACTCCGGAAGAGTAAGAAGCGGAGAAATGGTGAGCGAGTGGCAATCGTAACACACGTGGGAGAAGATGAATATGAAGGGAATTTAGGGGAAACGAGCCAGAGATTTCCTCGGAGACGTAACCATTCTTCTTCTGACTCAGACTTTGAAAGCTCTGAACAGGACGGCTTCCATCCTATCAAAGCCACATCAAAACTATCAATGGCTTTGATAACTTCTTCGCAACTTTCTCTTTTGAAAAGTCTCTACCGTCTCTGTCTTAAAACTCACGGTGGAGGTCCCTATCTTTTGAAGGGTGAAAATGAAATGACTAATATTCTCCTTTATCTGTATAGTACCACTATTCTCGTTTAG